A window from Cryptomeria japonica chromosome 1, Sugi_1.0, whole genome shotgun sequence encodes these proteins:
- the LOC131874754 gene encoding protein RESPONSE TO LOW SULFUR 4-like — translation MAPALADFSFFSQPSILPAYKKKSAKEDLSVDIEQLEIEALRSENLKLQRIVEESQRYKAELMADLEKVRMRLLMTEEAEEHLCSQLGELEAESVLQARDYNHQINSLKQQLAQMQDLLARFQRNC, via the coding sequence ATGGCTCCTGCTCTTGCTGATTTTTCTTTCTTCTCACAGCCTTCCATTTTGCCGGCGTACAAGAAGAAGAGCGCCAAGGAGGATCTAAGCGTAGACATAGAACAATTAGAAATAGAGGCCCTCAGATCTGAGAATTTGAAGCTGCAAAGAATTGTGGAGGAAAGCCAACGGTACAAAGCGGAATTGATGGCGGATTTGGAGAaggtgaggatgagattgttaatGACGGAAGAAGCGGAGGAGCACCTCTGTTCACAGCTTGGAGAGCTGGAAGCGGAATCAGTTCTTCAGGCGCGGGATTATAATCACCAAATCAATTCTCTGAAACAGCAATTGGCGCAAATGCAAGATCTTCTTGCACGATTTCAACGCAATTGCTGA